In the bacterium genome, TCCAATGGAACGTCAAAGAAAAATGTGAGATCGGGCAGCCTGGCGAATCCGTATAATTTGCGAATCCACTCCCGGTCGCAACCGCGAACGGTGTCGCGGGCGAACGCCGTGAAAACGTAACGGTCGGCTAACACGATGTAGCCCGCTTGTAGTAAGGGTTGGATTTGACTTTCGTAGCGGTCGGCTAAATCGGTTGCATGAATCAAGGCAAACGTCGAGGGGGATAACATCGTTTTCTTTTTGCCGCGCTTGGTAGCGCTTTTCACTAAGGGCGACGAATTCCATTCCGTAAAAAAGACCTTGTAACCTTCTAACTCGAGCCAGCGTTTCACCAAGTAGATTTGTGTCGATTTGCCGGAACCGTCGAGTCCTTCCACCGCAATCAGGATGCCCGTCTCCTTGGAAGTTCGGGGTTTATGTGATGAACCGATCATCGCTCCTCCTTTTTCCGCACGGTAACTTTCGTCGAAAAACATTGTTCAAACATCTCGGCTTTCTTCACTACCGCCCATTTCTCGAGCAGTAAATCACCGGAGCCGGATATTAAAATGATTAGATTCTGGCGCTTCACTTCGAACTGCAACTCTTTAACTTTCGACTCGTGCTCCCGGTCTAAAGCATCGGCGATTCGTAAGAGCGCGGCTAATTGTGTCACGGCAATTCGCTCATTCAGCGGTAACGAGCGGAAATTCTCGTGGGTCGTCGATGGGAACGATTTCCGGTGGTAACGGACGATGTTTCCAATAATCTCCCGTTCGTGTTCCGCGATTCCGACCAACGGGGTGGCGAGTACGATATACTGTGAATGTTTGTGGTGTGAGCTCGCATGGACGTATTGCCCGATATCATGCAGAATCGCTGACAATTCGAGTAGCGCTCGATACTCGGCGGGAAGCTTGTGCAGAGTCTGGGTGGCGTCGAACAATTGCAATGCAAACGCCGCAACGGTTTTCGCATGACGCTCATCGAAATCGTACTTTCGTCCCGTTTGATACGCCTGCATAACCGATTGTTCGTGGCGATCCACAAGGTGTTG is a window encoding:
- the tmk gene encoding dTMP kinase yields the protein MIGSSHKPRTSKETGILIAVEGLDGSGKSTQIYLVKRWLELEGYKVFFTEWNSSPLVKSATKRGKKKTMLSPSTFALIHATDLADRYESQIQPLLQAGYIVLADRYVFTAFARDTVRGCDREWIRKLYGFARLPDLTFFFDVPLETALSRILDGRPQLKYYEAGLDIGLSTDPYESFRLFQAKIREEYLVLAKEFKFLTVNASRLPDVQQLEVRAMIRKMIDLPRYQWSKRKQPENGSTVSARPAFNQTS